The Desulfobacterales bacterium genome contains the following window.
AAAAGGGGCCTTTACCGGCGCCGACCGCAGAAGGGAAGGCCGCTTTATCCAGGCAACCGGCGGCAGCCTTTTCCTGGATGAAGTCAGCGAAATGTCTCCCAGCATGCAGGTAAAGCTCCTGCAGGTCTTGCAGGAAAGGGAAATTATCCGGGTCGGCGGCGAAACGGTGGTGCCGGTGGATGTCCGCCTCATCGTCGCCACCAACAAAAACCTCACGGAGCTTATTTCCAAAGGACTTTTCCGTGAAGATCTGTACTATCGCCTGAATGTCGTCAGCCTGGAAATCCCGCCGCTGCGGGAAAGAAGAGAGGATATTCCCCTCCTGGCCCAGCATTTCCTGAAACTGTTCGCTGCTAAAAATCAAAAAGAGATCCAGGGGTTGACCCCGAAAGCCATGGATCGGTTCGTGCGCTACGACTGGCCCGGAAATGTCCGGGAGCTCATGAACGCGGTGGAGCGGGGCGTGGTACTGGCCCGTTCGGAATACCTCGACGGCGAGGTCCTGCCGTTTCTGTCCGCGCCCGCTGAAACCCCGGCCGGGGCCATATCCGCCCTGGATGAGTTGTCCGGTGAAATCCCTCTGGAAGAGGTTGAAAAAGCCACGATATTGCGGACCCTGGAAGCGGCCGGCGGCAACAAAAGCGAGGCCGCCCGCCGTTTGGGAATAACCCGTAAAACCCTGCACACCAAGTTAAAGCAATACGGGGTGATGTCCTGAAAATGCCGCAACACCTGAAACAACTCGAACACGCCATTGAAATCATCTGGCAACAGGGGCTGGCGCTGACGCCGGAGGCACAGCATTATATTGACTCCACCTTTTCAAATCCCACGTTGCCGGAGCTGGAAGCAATTCTTTGCGACGAATCCAATTGCGAAAAGGATTCGCTGCTGGAGTTGATCTTTTTTCCGGACCAGGCCCTTCAGGTGCAGTTGGAAGCTCTGCTGGAAAGTCATGACTTTGCGCCCGAAGATGAAGAAAAAGTGTCCCGGGCGCTTAGGGCGAAAGGGCTGCAGACGACCCTCCTTTTTTCTGACAACCGCGGCAGCCTGGCCCTGGCCGTACCGGACTGGGTGATCGGACGCTTCATCAGCCGCCTGAACATTGCCAAAAAACCGGACCCGGCCCTCGTGGATGCCATCCGGCGCTATGTGCCCCGGCCGTATCAAGCCCTGTGCAGGGTCAAGCTGAGAAACACCCGGTTTACATTCACCCCAAATAAAATTTCTTTTCTCAATGTTTTTTTTAAAAAGATGACGGCCGAATTCAGGATTGTGTTCAGCGCTTACGATTTTTTGCTGGCTTTTTTGGATGAACTTGAAGACGACACGGATTTATTTCGCGCCCTGACCCAAAAGAAACGGTTCTATTTCCAGAACCTGCAAAAAGCGGAACGGTTCAGCGCCCAGCTGAAAAACAGCAACATGGAAACCCTGCTTCTCCAGGGCGTCAGAATGCCCTACATCAACACGGATGAAGCCCGCCGCCGGATAGGCCTGATAGACAGAATCTGTTATGCGGTTTTCGGCAAAAGCGATTTTCTGGAAACCGGCGGCAGTATCGATTTGGGGGCGTTTGACCGGGAAAACGGCCTGGCGGCCGTTCTTAAAATTCTATCATGAAACAGGAGTTTTATAATGCTGAAATCAAACGAATTTAAACTGTTCCAGGGGCTGCTGGCCTGCCTCTGTGTACTGGTTGTCGGCTGCGGGGGCGCCTTTGCCCAGGCGTCTGCACCCAAACTGGAGGATATTGTTGCCGGGATTGAAAAAAGGTATTCCGGATCGGGCTTTTTCGCCCGTTTCAATCAGACTTCAACTTTAAAGGAAATGGGCATCAGCGACAGCGCTTCCGGAAAAATCTATGTCAAACACCCCGGCATGATGCTCTGGGAATACGAAAAACCGGATCGCCAGGTCTTTGTCACCGACAGCCGGACCCTCTGGGTATACCGGCCGGAAGACAATCAGGTCATGGTGGGAGAAGCCCCCGTTTATTTCGGGAGCGGCAAGGGGGCCAGCTTTCTTTCCGACATGAAACAACTTCGCGAAAAATTCATCATCCTCCGGCACGAACAGGCGGACACCGACCGGTTGTATGTCCTGACCCTTACCCCCAAAATACAAAAAGTGGATGTGTCCGTCATTTATTTGTCAATTTCAAAAACCATGTATGATATCGTCCAGATCGTCACCCTGAATTCATATGGGGATGAAACCCGCATTGCTTTCAGTGACCTGCGGTTCAATCAGGGCTATGACGACAAATTTTTCAAATTCACCATTCCGGACGGAATGGATGTGCTGAAGCTGGATTAGAACCTATCTCAAAAAAGACCTTACGCGCTTTCGGCAACTTCTTCAGGAATATCCGCGTTGGTGTAAACCTTTTGCACGTCGTCGCAGTCCTCCAAAGAGCCCATCAGACGGACCATCTGTTCGGCCTCTTTGCCTTTCAGGTCGGCCGTTGTCTGCGGCAGCATGGTAACCTCCGCCTCTATGAAGGGAATCGAAGCGGCCTCCAGGGCGGCCTTCACGGTCTCAAAATCCTCCGGCGCCGTAATAATTTCGAACCCGTTTTCATCATCGCGAACATCTTCGGCCCCGGCTTCGATACTGGTTTCCATCAACACTTCCTCATTCACGCCGCCCTTTTCAACATTGATATATCCCTTTTTATTAAACATCCAGGCAACGCAACCGTTCTCGCCGAGATTCCCGCCGTTTTTACTGAAAATATGCCGGATTTCAGCAACCGTCCGGTTCTTGTTATCGGTGAGGGATTCCACCATTACCGCTGCCCCGCCGGGGCCATACCCCTCATAAATACTTTCCTCGTAACTGACGCCTTCCAGTTCACCGGCTCCCTTTT
Protein-coding sequences here:
- a CDS encoding sigma-54 dependent transcriptional regulator is translated as MTAHKTLMVVDDDRAHRTMLRTLLSGWGYSITEADDGSTAIEQVRQQPFDLILMDIRMVKVSGIEALDKIKALNPAIPVIIMTAYSSIDSAVDALKKGAYDYLTKPLDFDKLRLTIERAMENLRLKEENRMLKESLGKHFDRRNIIGQSPAITRLLETVAQVAPSEATVLITGESGTGKGLIAGTIHFNSPRKDGPFVKTNCAAITETLLESELFGHEKGAFTGADRRREGRFIQATGGSLFLDEVSEMSPSMQVKLLQVLQEREIIRVGGETVVPVDVRLIVATNKNLTELISKGLFREDLYYRLNVVSLEIPPLRERREDIPLLAQHFLKLFAAKNQKEIQGLTPKAMDRFVRYDWPGNVRELMNAVERGVVLARSEYLDGEVLPFLSAPAETPAGAISALDELSGEIPLEEVEKATILRTLEAAGGNKSEAARRLGITRKTLHTKLKQYGVMS
- a CDS encoding outer membrane lipoprotein carrier protein LolA, translating into MLKSNEFKLFQGLLACLCVLVVGCGGAFAQASAPKLEDIVAGIEKRYSGSGFFARFNQTSTLKEMGISDSASGKIYVKHPGMMLWEYEKPDRQVFVTDSRTLWVYRPEDNQVMVGEAPVYFGSGKGASFLSDMKQLREKFIILRHEQADTDRLYVLTLTPKIQKVDVSVIYLSISKTMYDIVQIVTLNSYGDETRIAFSDLRFNQGYDDKFFKFTIPDGMDVLKLD
- a CDS encoding YebC/PmpR family DNA-binding transcriptional regulator, which encodes MSGHSKWASIKHKKGAADARRGKVFTKLIKEITMSARMGGGDPDGNPRLRSAILAAKNENMPKDNIERAIKKGAGELEGVSYEESIYEGYGPGGAAVMVESLTDNKNRTVAEIRHIFSKNGGNLGENGCVAWMFNKKGYINVEKGGVNEEVLMETSIEAGAEDVRDDENGFEIITAPEDFETVKAALEAASIPFIEAEVTMLPQTTADLKGKEAEQMVRLMGSLEDCDDVQKVYTNADIPEEVAESA